One window from the genome of Dermacentor variabilis isolate Ectoservices unplaced genomic scaffold, ASM5094787v1 scaffold_13, whole genome shotgun sequence encodes:
- the LOC142566685 gene encoding protein lethal(2)essential for life-like, with the protein MSVRCASGGEENVADDHGSSCSRRRGATHSGSPRKRPRSPGGGTRSSSPDDSKFVVNFIVHGYKRGEISVKAFGECVEVCSKHEEESEDGYSYVKRESTKRFTLPEGVEAETVTGALPSSGVLAIEAP; encoded by the coding sequence ATGTCAGTCCGCTGTGCGTCAGGCGGAGAAGAAAACGTGGCAGACGACCACGGTTCGAGCTGCTCGCGTCGACGTGGCGCCACGCACTCCGGCAGCCCTCGCAAGCGACCACGGAGCCCCGGTGGAGGCACGCGAAGCAGTTCGCCGGACGACTCCAAGTTCGTTGTGAACTTCATCGTTCACGGCTACAAGCGTGGGGAAATCTCCGTCAAGGCGTTCGGCGAGTGCGTCGAGGTGTGCTCGAAGCACGAAGAAGAGAGCGAGGACGGTTATAGCTACGTGAAGCGCGAGTCAACCAAGCGGTTCACCCTCCCCGAAGGAGTGGAAGCCGAGACGGTCACCGGCGCGCTGCCGTCGTCCGGCGTGCTGGCCATTGAAGCGCCCTAG